Part of the Pseudomonas abietaniphila genome is shown below.
AGCGTCTGTGATGACCCGGTAGTTTGACCCTCGATTCAAGAAAGCCGCGCGTTGCGCGGCTTTTTTCGTTAGAATCTCGCACCCGAAATTCCGGTATTGATTACGCTTCTGTAGATTCTGCGAGCGCAGGGTGTACGGAAGTGCCTGACGGAGGCGGATGGCCTGTTTAGCCGTTACGCCCGTGGCCCCTATGCAAGACACATTACGCATCACCGAAGTTTTCTACTCCTTACAGGGTGAAACGCGCACGGCAGGCCTGCCTACCGTATTTGTGCGTCTCACTGGCTGCCCGCTGCGCTGTGGTTACTGTGACAGCGAATACGCCTTCACCGGCGGCACCCTTCAGACCCTCGACTCGCTCATGGAGCAGGTTGCCAGCTATCGCCCCCGCTATGTCTGCGTGACGGGCGGAGAGCCTTTGGCTCAGCCAAACGCGATCCCGCTGCTCAAGCGCCTGTGCGATGCCGGGTATGAGGTGTCGCTGGAAACCAGTGGGGCGCTCGACATCTCCAAGGTCGATCCGCGCGTCAGTCGCGTGGTAGACCTGAAAACGCCGGGCTCTAAAGAAGTCACGCGCAATCGGTATGAAAATATCGATTTGCTGACCGCTAACGATCAGGTGAAATTCGTGATCTGTTCGCGGGAAGACTACGACTGGGCTGTCTCGAAGATCATCCAGTACGGGCTTGATCGCCGCGCGGGCGAGGTGCTGTTTTCTCCCGTGCACCGCGACTTGAATGTCAGGGATCTGGCTGACTGGATCGTTGCTGACAATCTGCCGGTTCGGCTGCAGTTGCAACTGCATAAAATTCTCTGGGACGACGAGCCGGGGCGCTGACATGAGTGAACAGACGATGACTGAGAAACGAGCGGTAATCCTGCTGTCGGGTGGCCTGGATTCGGCCACCGTGGTTGCCATGGCAAAAGCCGACGGTTTTACTTGCTACACCATGAGTTTCGATTACGGCCAGCGCCATCGTGCCGAGCTTCAGGCTGCCGAGCGCGTGGCGAAAGACCTGGGTGTGGTCGAGCACAAGGTCATTGGCCTCAACCTGAATGGCATCGGTGGTTCGGCGTTGACCGACAGCAGCATCGCCGTGCCGGAAACACAGGGTGAGGGTATCCCCGTCACTTACGTGCCTGCGCGCAATACCGTTTTTCTGTCATTGGCGCTGGGTTGGGCTGAGGTGCTGGGTGCGCGTGACATCTTTATCGGCGTGAATGCTGTTGATTACTCCGGTTACCCGGACTGCCGCCCCGAGTTCGTCGAGTCGTTCGAGCGCATGGCGAACCTGGCGACCAAGGCCGGCGTGGAAGGGCAGGGCTTCACGATTCAGGCGCCGCTGCAGATGCTCAGCAAGGCAGACATCGTCAAGGCCGGTACTCGTTTGGGCGTCGATTACGGGCTGACGGTTTCCTGCTATCAGGCGGACGATCAGGGCCGTGCGTGCGGCAAATGTGACAGCTGCCGACTGCGTGCAGAAGGCTTCTCGGCAGCGGGCGTAACGGACCCAACGCGTTATTTTTAAATTTATTTGCAATAAGGTGTTGAATTACTGAGAGAAACCGGTAATATACGCGCCACCACGAAGCGGGTCGTTAGCTCAGTTGGTAGAGCAGTTGGCTTTTAACCAATTGGTCGTAGGTTCGAATCCCACACGACCCACCATCTTCAAAACCCGAGAGGTCCACGAAAGTGTGAATTCTCGGGTTTTTTTTGCCCTGGATTCAGTGAAATCCTCAGACAGTGCTGAGCCGTTCAAGGTAAGCGCAAAACATGTCGGCCATCGCGTTCGAGTAGTTCTCGATCTCGGCGGCGGTCCGAGGGTGCTCGGAAAACTCCTTGCCCACGGTGCTCAGCGTTGTCTTTATCAGCTCGGCTGCCTGGATTCTCGTCGCCTGCTGTGCCTCGGGCAGGACCTCCTCCATGAAACGTTGTATGGCGCGCTCGCCAGTCGCCTTGGCTTGCTGTGCTTCGGGCGCATGCCGATACAGAGGCGCTGCGTCGTCGAGTGCGATTCGCATGTCGGCCTCCTCGCACTCGGAACAAATGAAGGTGTGGACCAGATCCCGTAGTCGCTGAAAGGGCGGCGTGGCGGTGTCACCGAGGATGCGGGTCAATAGTTCGGTTGTTTGTGTCCATTCATCACTTTGCAGCCGGAACAGGATGGCGGCCTTGTTCGGAAAGTATTGATAGAGCGAGCCAATGCTCACGCCTGCCTTTTCCGCGACTCTGGCGGTGGTGAAACGGGCAGCGCCTTCCTTTGCCAAAACCTGAATAGCCGCTTCGAGAATGATGGAAACGGAGGCTTCCGAGCGGGCCTGTTTTGGCTTTTTACGCAAAGAAATCGAGGGGTTGCGGGAGTCGGTCATGGCGGCTCGGCAATGCGAATGTTAAATGTGAGTGATTCGTCGCATTCTAGTCCGGCGTTGAGATCGACGCATCTTTTAACCCGGAGAAACCCATGAGCACACTGACTAACGCCCCCGTCGCCCCGTTGCTGAGCTGCCTGTTCGCCGAAGCATCCGAACACTCCCCGATGTCCATACCAGGCGTGTCCGAGCTCTCGCGCGACGAGCTGGATCGACTGATGCGCAGCAAGACCGACTATCTGGATTTTTATGGTCGTTTGAAAGATTTTCCGCTCGCTGTGTCGCGCGACACAGGCGCGCTGCTTTACATGCTGGCGTGCAGTTGCAAGGCGCGGACTATCGTCGAGTTCGGTACATCGTTCGGGATTTCCACGTTGCATTTGGCCGCAGCGCTGCGAGACAACGGCGGCGGTCTGCTGATTACCAGCGAATTCGAGTCGTCAAAAGTGGCGCAGGCCCGCAGCAATCTGATCGCTGGCGGCTTGCTGGACCTTGTGGAAATCCGTGAGGGCGATGCGCTGCTGACATTGGGCAAGGATCTTCCCGAAAGTATCGACCTGGTCCTGCTCGACGGCGCCAAGGCCCTCTATCCCGAAATTCTGACCTTGCTGGAAAGCCGCTTGAAGCCTGGGGCGCTGATCGTTGCTGACAACGCCGACTACGCGCCTGAGTATCTGGCGCGTGTCCGTTCTGCGGAGCAGGGCTACATGTCCATCCCGTTCGCCGATGACGTCGAACTGTCGATGCGGCTGGGATGAGGAGGGCGGTCGGTAAGTGATCGCTCAACAGGTTACGTGATACATTCGCCGCCGCTTTGCGCGACCTCCCGCTTCGGTCATCAAACGACTGCAATGCGGGAGGAAAGCGCGCGAGCATCCTAATCGCCGCATGCCCAACGAGGCGTGTGCAAGGTCGGAAACTTCATGACCGTGAGGGTTTCCCGCTTTATTTGTTGCCTGTTGTTCAGGTGTAAACTCGACGTTCGCGCTTACGCGCATTCAGGTCCTGCGAACATGACACAGATTTCCGAACGCCTTCTGGTGCAGGCGCACCTAGACGCCAAGCAGCCCAAGCCATTGACCCCGGAAGAAGAAGCCGAGTACCGCCGCCTGATCGCCGCCGAGCTGAAGGCTCAAGACGCCGTACTCGTCGCCCACTATTACTGCGATCCGGTCATCCAGGCCCTGGCGGAAGAAACGGGCGGTTGTGTGTCGGATTCGCTTGAGATGGCGCGCTTCGGCAAGAACCATCCGGCCAAGACCGTGCTGGTGGCCGGGGTGCGTTTCATGGGCGAAACCGCAAAGATACTGACGCCTGAAAAGCGCGTTCTCATGCCGACTTTGGAAGCGACCTGCTCGCTGGATCTGGGGTGCGGTGTCGACGAGTTCACCGCATTCTGCGACCAGCATCCCGAACGCACCGTGGTCGTCTACGCGAACACCTCGGCTGCCGTTAAAGCCCGTGCGGACTGGGTGGTGACTTCCAGCTGTGCGTTGGAAATCGTCGAGAGCCTGATGGACAACGGCGAGAAAATCATCTGGGCGCCGGACAAGCACCTTGGGCGCTACATTCAGCGTGAAACCGGCGCCGACATGCTGTTGTGGGACGGTGCCTGCATCGTTCACGAAGAATTCAAATCGCGTCAGCTCGAAGACATGAAGGCGTTGTACCCGGACGCCGCGATCCTGGTCCACCCGGAGTCGCCGGAGTCGGTGATCGATCTGGCCGACGCGGTGGGTTCCACCAGTCAGTTGATCAAGGCGGCACAGACGCTGCCAAACACGACATTCATCGTGGCCACCGACCGCGGCATCTTCTACAAGATGCAGCAGTTGTGTCCCGACAAGATTTTCATCGAAGCCCCTACGGCCGGGAACGGTGCAGCATGCCGCAGCTGCGCGCACTGCCCGTGGATGGCCATGAACACGCTGGCGCGCACCCTGCAGTGCTTGCGTGAGGGGACGAATGAGATTTTCGTCGACCCGGCGATCATCCCGAACGCGGTCCGACCGCTGCAGCGGATGCTGGACTTCACGCAGGCCGCTCGGTTGAAGCTATCAGGTAACGCCTAGTCAGCAACTGTATGAGCGCGCTTGCCCGCGATTGCAGAGTGTCAGCCGCCACAACGGTTCAGGCACTCTGCAATCGCGGGCAAGCGCGCTCCGACACCAGGCTTTTGATCAATTCATCATCTCTTTCACCGCCCGCTCCTGAGCGATGATTTCCTGCTGCCGCGCGTCGATCCGTGAAGCCAGCTGGAAGTTGTTGTTCGCGCGCCGCTTGGCGAACTCGAGCTGTTGAACGGCCTGCTTGAAATCCCCCATCAAGGCGAAATATTCCGCGCGCGCCTGGTGCAAACCGATGGTATTGCCTGAGAGGCCACGGGTGTCAGCCACCTGGTTCCAGATGTCCGGATCATCCGGGCGGCTTTTAAGCAGCGTTTCCAGCGATTTCAGTGCTTCAGGTGCCTTGGACTGTTTGAGCAGGACGTCGACCTTGGCCTGATTGAGCGGGTAGTCGTCCGGGTAAAGGTTCAGCATCCGGTCAACCCGTTGCTGAGCGTCGGGCAAGCGGTTGTTGGCAATGTCCAGATTCACCGCCGCCAGGTTGTAAGTGATGTTGTCCGGCGCCTTGTCCAGTAACGGTTTGAGTGTTTCGCGGGCTTCATTCAACTGACCCGCTTTGGTTTGCGCCAGGGCCAGCCCATAGCGGGCGGCATCGTTTTTCGGATTCTCGGCCAGTTGCGCGCGGAAGCGCTTGGCGGCCATGCCCGGTGTTTCTTCGTAGATCAGCACGACCCGCGAGCGCATGAGCTGATAGGCGAGGCTGTCTTCCTTGCCGCCTGGTTTGGCCTGTTCGGCACGGTTGCGGGTGTCAGCGATACGCGACTCCGTGACCGGGTGACTCATGAGAAATTCGGGTGGCTTGGCGTCGTAGCGATACTGACGGGCCAATTGTTCGAACATGTTGGGCATGTTGCGCGGGTCGTAACCCGCTTTTTCCAGATTGAGGATCCCGATCCGGTCGGCTTCCGCTTCGTTCTGGCGGGAGAAGCGGGCCTGTTCCTGAATCGCAGCGGCCTGCGTCCCGGCAATGGCGGCGATACCGGCGTCACCCGCACCGGCGGCGGCCATGACAATGCCGGCGAGCATGGCGGCCATCACAGGCACCTGCATGCGTTGTTGCGCCTGGACGCCTCGGGCAAAGTGACGCTGCGACAAGTGAGCCAGTTCGTGCGCGAGTACTGCCGCGTATTCGCCTTCGGTTTCGGCGTGCAGGAAAAGCCCGCCGTTGACCCCGATGATCCCGCCGGGCGCCGCGAAAGCGTTGATCTCGGGCGTGTTGATCAGGATGAATTCAAGGCGTCGGTCCTGCACCTGGCTGGTTTCGGCCAAACGATAGACCGAGGTCTCGACGAAGTCCTTGAGTTGCGGATCGGAGAGCTGAGCTACTTGCGCCCGCAGCAACCCGAGCCAGGCTCGGCCCAGGTCGTGCTCCTGTTGGGGCGAAACGATGGAGGAACTGGCGTCGCCCAGCGATGGCAGGTCATCCGCGAAAGTCGGGCTTGCCATCAGGCAGGCGAGCGTCAGCAGTGTGGGGCGCAAAAAATTCATGCACGAAACTCTGAGGCAGAAAGTCGTTACTGTAGCTGGCTCAATGGCTTGCTGACCAGAGTGGGGTATTCTTGCACGCGTGTAAGAAGGTTCTTCCTCGTTTTGTTTAGCGTTTCCGTGCAATTGGATGTGTCTACCTGGAGAGAAACAATGTCTGACGCTGTAGGGCGCCCTGCGACTTGCGATGCTGAGCTCGATGCCAGTGGCCTGAATTGTCCCCTGCCGTTGCTGAAGGCCAAGATGGAGCTCAACCGTCTTGCCAGCGGAGCAGTGCTCAAGGTGACCGCCACCGATGCGGGCTCCCAGCGTGATTTCCGCACCTTCGCCAAGCTGGCCGGCCATGCCCTGTTGCATGAAGAAGCTGCCGATGGCATTTATCGGTACTGGCTGCGCAAAGCCTGAGGTTTTCACCCCTTCGCCTTCTATCCCCTGGCCCAAAGGTTCATTGATGTTCAAAGTGCTTCGCGACTGGATGCAACGCTATTTCTCGGATGAAGAAGCGGTGGTGCTGGCGGTGCTGTTGGTGTTGGCGTTCACGATTGTCCTGACACTGGGCGGCATGCTTGCACCTGTGCTTGCGGGTCTGGTGCTGGCGTTTTTGATGCAGGGGATGGTCGTTCAGCTTGAGCGTGTGCGCATGCCTGAAGGGGCTGCCGTCGGACTGGTGTTCGCCTTGTTCATGGGCGCGCTGGCGGTGTTTCTGCTGGTGATCGTGCCGTTGCTTTGGCATCAATTGATTACGTTGTTCAACGAACTGCCAGGCATGCTCGCCAAATGGCAGTCGCTGCTGTTGCTGCTCCCTGAGCGCTACCCGCATCTGGTGTCCGACGAACAAGTGTTGCAGGCCATCGAAGCGGCCCGTGGCGAGATTGGCAAGTTCGGCCAATGGGCGCTGACCTTCTCGCTGTCCAGCCTGCCGCTGCTGGTCAACATGATGATCTACCTGGTGCTGGTGCCCATCCTGGTGTTCTTCTTCCTCAAGGATCGTAGGATGATTGGCCGCTGGTTCAGAGGCTATCTGCCCCGTGAGCGTACGTTGATCACCCGTGTTGCCGAGGAAATGAACCGGCAGATCGCGAACTACATCCGTGGGAAGGTCATCGAGATTTTCATTTGTGGCGCGGTGACCTACATCGCGTTCGTGACGATGGGCCTCAATTACTCCGCGTTGCTGGCGATGCTGGTGGGAATTTCCGTCGTCGTGCCCTACGTGGGTGCGGTGGTGGTGACGGTGCCGGTGGCGTTTATTGCGCTGTTCCAGTGGGGGTGGAGTGACCAGTTCATCTACCTGATGGCGGTCTACGGCATCATCCAGACGCTGGACGGCAACGTGCTCGTGCCGCTGCTGTTCTCCCAGACGGTGAGCCTGCACCCGGTCGCCATCATCTGCGCGGTGCTGCTGTTTGGCGGGCTGTGGGGATTCTGGGGGATCTTCTTTGCGATCCCGCTGGCGACCCTGTTCAAGGCCGTGCTGGATGCCTGGCCGCGTAACGAACCAACGGTGGCGCCGCTGTTGTAACGGAGGTTGTAACGGTGCACTTGTTACTGTGGGAGTGAGCTTGCTCACGAAGAGGCCGGTACAGTCAGCGCCTCTTCTCAGGCTGGAAGTCAGCCTTCGTGAGCAAGCTCACTCCCACAGGGTTTACCTGATGTCTCAAGCCTTGTTCAGCGCCTGAGCCTGTTCCAGAACCGCAGCCACGTGCCCCGGAACCTTCACGCCCCGCCATTCCTTGCGCAGCACACCTTCCTTGTCGATCAGGAAGGTGCTGCGATCAACGCCCAGGTATTCCTTGCCGTACAGCTTTTTCAGCTTGATCACATCGAACAGCTGGCAGAGGGATTCGTCTTTGTCCGAGATCAGCTCGAACGGGAATTCCTGCTTGGCCTTGAAGTTCTCGTGGGATTTCAGGCTGTCGCGCGACACACCAAAGACCACGGTGTTAGCCGCCTTGAAGTCGGCATGCGAATCACGGAAGCCCTGGCCTTCGGTGGTGCAGCCGGGGGTGCTGTCTTTCGGGTAGAAGTAAATCACCACTTGCTGACCCTTCAGCGCAGACAGGCTCACTGCCTGATCGCTGGTGGCCTGTACCTGAAAGTCGGCAACGGGTTTGTCCAGTTCTACAGCCATCGTGGTTTCCTTACATGGGGGCTTGCGGGCGCCATGGTTCGATCAGCGCATCGAGATTGAGTGCGTCGGCGAAGTCCAGGAACTGGTCACGGAGCCAGCTGATCTGGGTGCCGGCAGGCAGCGTCACGGTGAACGTCGCGTTGAGCATTGTGCCGCCGGTCTGTGGCGCCTGATAGGTGTCACAGATCAGGTTTTCCAGCTCGACATGATGGTCGATGAAGAACTGGCAGAGTTCGTTGATGATGTCCGGGCGATACGCCGAGCTGACGTACGCCACGTACGGCAACGCTTCTGGACGGCTTTCCAGCGATGCACTGCGCACGACGTTGACGGTGAACGCGTGTTTTTTCGACAGATTGGGCAGGCCGGTTTCAAGGCGCGCCAGAGCGTCCCAGCTACCGGTGACCTGCAGGATCAACGCACTGCATTCGCCGTGGCGAGTGAGGCGCGAGCTGACCACGGAGCAACGGTTTTCATGACTGGCGCGGCACAGGACGTTGGTCAGCTCCATTGGGTTTGCGCCAAGGGCACTGATGACAAGGAATTGTTCGCGAACTGTGGGGATGGACGACATGCAGCATTCCTAAGCGATGAGCGGTCGGTACATTGTTGGCTTGTGCGGCGGATTCGATGAACGCAAGCGTCGCAACGTCGACCCGGCCCCCTGTTGTGTCTGTCCGGGATGAACCGGTCAACCCAAGTGACAGCGACGCTGGGGCGGGGTTTGCGACGATGAAAGCGGACAGTCGAACGGGCTGCGCAGATGACCAGTACCGATCAAAGACCGAAGGGTAGCGAAAACCGTCGCTCAGGGGAATGCTCGCCTTGTGCAAGGATCATGGCGCCAGTACCATTACCGCTCTCTTTTTCCGGCAGGAGCGGTTTGCATGATTGCGGGCAGTATGGTGGCACTGGTCACACCTATGGATGCACAGGGTCGTCTTGACTGGGACAGCCTGAGCAAACTGGTGGACTTTCACCTGCAAGAGGGCACCAACGCCATTGTTGCCGTCGGCACTACAGGTGAGTCTGCGACGCTTGACGTCAACGAACACATTGAAGTCATTCGCCGCGTTGTCCAGCAGGTCGCTGGCCGCATCCCGGTGATTGCCGGCACGGGCGCCAACTCCACCCGCGAGGCGGTCGAACTGACCACCAACGCCAAGAATGCCGGTGCCGATGCCTGCCTGCTGGTGACCCCGTACTACAACAAGCCGACCCAGGAAGGCCTGTACCAGCACTTCAAGCACATCGCCGAAGCCGTGGACATCCCGCAGATCCTCTACAACGTGCCAGGCCGCACCGCCTGCGACATGTCGGCAGAGACCGTGATCCGTCTGTCCAAGGTCAAGAACATCATCGCCATCAAGGAAGCCACCGGTGACCTGCAGCGCGCCAAGGATATCCTGGCCGGCGTCAGCAGCGACTTCCTGGTGTATTCCGGCGACGACGCCACCGCGGTCGAGCTGATCCTGCTCGGCGGCAAAGGCAATATTTCGGT
Proteins encoded:
- the queE gene encoding 7-carboxy-7-deazaguanine synthase QueE, which codes for MQDTLRITEVFYSLQGETRTAGLPTVFVRLTGCPLRCGYCDSEYAFTGGTLQTLDSLMEQVASYRPRYVCVTGGEPLAQPNAIPLLKRLCDAGYEVSLETSGALDISKVDPRVSRVVDLKTPGSKEVTRNRYENIDLLTANDQVKFVICSREDYDWAVSKIIQYGLDRRAGEVLFSPVHRDLNVRDLADWIVADNLPVRLQLQLHKILWDDEPGR
- the queC gene encoding 7-cyano-7-deazaguanine synthase QueC, with product MTEKRAVILLSGGLDSATVVAMAKADGFTCYTMSFDYGQRHRAELQAAERVAKDLGVVEHKVIGLNLNGIGGSALTDSSIAVPETQGEGIPVTYVPARNTVFLSLALGWAEVLGARDIFIGVNAVDYSGYPDCRPEFVESFERMANLATKAGVEGQGFTIQAPLQMLSKADIVKAGTRLGVDYGLTVSCYQADDQGRACGKCDSCRLRAEGFSAAGVTDPTRYF
- a CDS encoding TetR family transcriptional regulator yields the protein MTDSRNPSISLRKKPKQARSEASVSIILEAAIQVLAKEGAARFTTARVAEKAGVSIGSLYQYFPNKAAILFRLQSDEWTQTTELLTRILGDTATPPFQRLRDLVHTFICSECEEADMRIALDDAAPLYRHAPEAQQAKATGERAIQRFMEEVLPEAQQATRIQAAELIKTTLSTVGKEFSEHPRTAAEIENYSNAMADMFCAYLERLSTV
- a CDS encoding O-methyltransferase; its protein translation is MSTLTNAPVAPLLSCLFAEASEHSPMSIPGVSELSRDELDRLMRSKTDYLDFYGRLKDFPLAVSRDTGALLYMLACSCKARTIVEFGTSFGISTLHLAAALRDNGGGLLITSEFESSKVAQARSNLIAGGLLDLVEIREGDALLTLGKDLPESIDLVLLDGAKALYPEILTLLESRLKPGALIVADNADYAPEYLARVRSAEQGYMSIPFADDVELSMRLG
- the nadA gene encoding quinolinate synthase NadA, which codes for MTQISERLLVQAHLDAKQPKPLTPEEEAEYRRLIAAELKAQDAVLVAHYYCDPVIQALAEETGGCVSDSLEMARFGKNHPAKTVLVAGVRFMGETAKILTPEKRVLMPTLEATCSLDLGCGVDEFTAFCDQHPERTVVVYANTSAAVKARADWVVTSSCALEIVESLMDNGEKIIWAPDKHLGRYIQRETGADMLLWDGACIVHEEFKSRQLEDMKALYPDAAILVHPESPESVIDLADAVGSTSQLIKAAQTLPNTTFIVATDRGIFYKMQQLCPDKIFIEAPTAGNGAACRSCAHCPWMAMNTLARTLQCLREGTNEIFVDPAIIPNAVRPLQRMLDFTQAARLKLSGNA
- a CDS encoding M48 family metalloprotease is translated as MNFLRPTLLTLACLMASPTFADDLPSLGDASSSIVSPQQEHDLGRAWLGLLRAQVAQLSDPQLKDFVETSVYRLAETSQVQDRRLEFILINTPEINAFAAPGGIIGVNGGLFLHAETEGEYAAVLAHELAHLSQRHFARGVQAQQRMQVPVMAAMLAGIVMAAAGAGDAGIAAIAGTQAAAIQEQARFSRQNEAEADRIGILNLEKAGYDPRNMPNMFEQLARQYRYDAKPPEFLMSHPVTESRIADTRNRAEQAKPGGKEDSLAYQLMRSRVVLIYEETPGMAAKRFRAQLAENPKNDAARYGLALAQTKAGQLNEARETLKPLLDKAPDNITYNLAAVNLDIANNRLPDAQQRVDRMLNLYPDDYPLNQAKVDVLLKQSKAPEALKSLETLLKSRPDDPDIWNQVADTRGLSGNTIGLHQARAEYFALMGDFKQAVQQLEFAKRRANNNFQLASRIDARQQEIIAQERAVKEMMN
- a CDS encoding sulfurtransferase TusA family protein, with the translated sequence MSDAVGRPATCDAELDASGLNCPLPLLKAKMELNRLASGAVLKVTATDAGSQRDFRTFAKLAGHALLHEEAADGIYRYWLRKA
- a CDS encoding AI-2E family transporter, whose protein sequence is MFKVLRDWMQRYFSDEEAVVLAVLLVLAFTIVLTLGGMLAPVLAGLVLAFLMQGMVVQLERVRMPEGAAVGLVFALFMGALAVFLLVIVPLLWHQLITLFNELPGMLAKWQSLLLLLPERYPHLVSDEQVLQAIEAARGEIGKFGQWALTFSLSSLPLLVNMMIYLVLVPILVFFFLKDRRMIGRWFRGYLPRERTLITRVAEEMNRQIANYIRGKVIEIFICGAVTYIAFVTMGLNYSALLAMLVGISVVVPYVGAVVVTVPVAFIALFQWGWSDQFIYLMAVYGIIQTLDGNVLVPLLFSQTVSLHPVAIICAVLLFGGLWGFWGIFFAIPLATLFKAVLDAWPRNEPTVAPLL
- a CDS encoding peroxiredoxin, coding for MAVELDKPVADFQVQATSDQAVSLSALKGQQVVIYFYPKDSTPGCTTEGQGFRDSHADFKAANTVVFGVSRDSLKSHENFKAKQEFPFELISDKDESLCQLFDVIKLKKLYGKEYLGVDRSTFLIDKEGVLRKEWRGVKVPGHVAAVLEQAQALNKA
- a CDS encoding glycine cleavage system protein R, with protein sequence MSSIPTVREQFLVISALGANPMELTNVLCRASHENRCSVVSSRLTRHGECSALILQVTGSWDALARLETGLPNLSKKHAFTVNVVRSASLESRPEALPYVAYVSSAYRPDIINELCQFFIDHHVELENLICDTYQAPQTGGTMLNATFTVTLPAGTQISWLRDQFLDFADALNLDALIEPWRPQAPM
- the dapA gene encoding 4-hydroxy-tetrahydrodipicolinate synthase, yielding MIAGSMVALVTPMDAQGRLDWDSLSKLVDFHLQEGTNAIVAVGTTGESATLDVNEHIEVIRRVVQQVAGRIPVIAGTGANSTREAVELTTNAKNAGADACLLVTPYYNKPTQEGLYQHFKHIAEAVDIPQILYNVPGRTACDMSAETVIRLSKVKNIIAIKEATGDLQRAKDILAGVSSDFLVYSGDDATAVELILLGGKGNISVTANVAPRDMADLCKAAMAGDAVTARALHEKLMPLNKTLFIESNPIPVKWALHEMGLMPDGIRLPLTWLSESCHEPLRQALRQSGVLV